A genomic stretch from Amycolatopsis sp. 195334CR includes:
- a CDS encoding YciI family protein, whose product MKQYLLNIQQPVGDPPPPAELEPIMRELNKVNDEMRAAGAWVFAGGLHDPSASSVVRAEDGRVIVTDGPYVEGKEFVGGFTVIRAADLDEALTWAGKVTRALGLPIEVRPFYEVA is encoded by the coding sequence GTGAAGCAGTACCTGCTCAACATCCAGCAGCCCGTCGGCGACCCGCCGCCGCCCGCGGAGCTGGAGCCGATCATGCGCGAGCTGAACAAGGTCAACGACGAGATGCGCGCGGCCGGGGCGTGGGTGTTCGCCGGCGGGCTGCACGACCCGTCGGCGTCGTCGGTGGTGCGTGCCGAGGACGGCCGGGTGATCGTCACCGACGGCCCCTACGTCGAGGGCAAGGAGTTCGTCGGCGGCTTCACCGTGATCCGCGCCGCCGATCTGGACGAGGCGCTGACCTGGGCCGGGAAGGTGACCAGGGCGCTCGGCCTGCCGATCGAGGTCCGCCCGTTCTACGAAGTGGCTTGA
- a CDS encoding Lrp/AsnC family transcriptional regulator: MTENLDATDWAILVEVQRDGRIPLTELGKRVSLSASATTERVKRLEAAGVITGYRATVDLGKAGYPVLAVVRLKYPGSRHGPLHKLLGERLEILECLRTTGDDCYTLKVAAGSMAHLEHLVDDLAQFGSTTTNVVYSQTLPFRGPQEPPAVDPG; the protein is encoded by the coding sequence ATGACCGAGAATCTCGATGCGACCGACTGGGCCATCCTGGTCGAGGTCCAGCGGGACGGCCGCATCCCGCTGACCGAGCTGGGCAAGCGGGTCAGCCTCAGCGCCTCGGCCACCACCGAACGGGTCAAGCGCCTCGAGGCGGCGGGCGTGATCACCGGCTACCGCGCCACCGTCGACCTCGGCAAGGCCGGCTACCCGGTGCTGGCCGTGGTCCGGCTCAAGTACCCGGGCAGCAGGCACGGCCCGCTGCACAAGCTGCTCGGCGAGCGCCTGGAGATCCTCGAATGCCTGCGCACCACCGGCGACGACTGCTACACGCTCAAGGTCGCCGCCGGGTCGATGGCGCACCTGGAGCACCTGGTGGACGATCTGGCGCAGTTCGGCAGCACCACCACGAACGTGGTCTACAGCCAGACCCTGCCCTTCCGCGGACCCCAGGAACCACCGGCTGTCGATCCGGGGTGA
- a CDS encoding LLM class flavin-dependent oxidoreductase: MQIGVNVPNFGPGTDPGRLRGWAQVVEGLGYDLLMVSDHVVITPDVAEQYPPPFYEPFTTLSWLAGQTGLRLGTTVLLAPYRHPLLTARMAANLNEFCGGRLVLGMAVGWARQEFEALGVRFDRRGKLTDEYLRAMRAAWENKDDYRTEQIPIWIGGNSDAGIRRAARLGDAWHPLRNTVPWLRDGLGRLRSAAEAEGRPAPAFAPRIILRLTDAPITGSERLAGEGTIEQIVGDLDALTQLGAETVVLDPFGGDPEETRHPQTAWHALAAVADHWELTR; the protein is encoded by the coding sequence GTGCAGATAGGTGTCAACGTTCCCAATTTCGGCCCGGGCACCGACCCGGGCAGGCTCCGCGGCTGGGCGCAGGTGGTCGAAGGGCTCGGCTACGACCTGCTGATGGTCTCCGACCACGTGGTGATCACGCCCGACGTGGCCGAGCAGTACCCGCCGCCGTTCTACGAGCCGTTCACCACGTTGTCGTGGCTGGCCGGGCAGACCGGGTTGCGGCTGGGCACCACGGTGCTGCTGGCGCCGTACCGCCACCCGCTGCTCACCGCGCGGATGGCGGCCAACCTCAACGAGTTCTGCGGCGGGCGCCTGGTGCTGGGCATGGCGGTGGGCTGGGCGCGGCAGGAGTTCGAGGCGCTGGGGGTGCGCTTCGACCGGCGCGGGAAACTCACCGACGAGTACCTGCGCGCGATGCGCGCGGCCTGGGAGAACAAGGACGACTACCGCACCGAGCAGATCCCGATCTGGATCGGCGGCAACAGCGACGCCGGGATCCGGCGGGCCGCCCGGCTCGGCGACGCGTGGCACCCGCTGCGCAACACCGTGCCGTGGCTGCGCGACGGGCTGGGCAGGCTGCGCTCGGCCGCTGAGGCCGAAGGCCGCCCGGCACCCGCGTTCGCGCCGCGGATCATCCTGCGCCTGACCGACGCGCCGATCACCGGCTCGGAGCGACTGGCCGGCGAGGGCACCATCGAGCAGATCGTCGGCGATCTCGACGCCTTGACTCAACTGGGGGCTGAAACGGTGGTGCTCGACCCGTTCGGCGGTGATCCTGAGGAGACCCGCCACCCGCAGACCGCCTGGCACGCGCTCGCCGCGGTGGCCGACCACTGGGAGTTGACCCGATGA
- a CDS encoding nucleoside deaminase: protein MTDENLLRQAIALAAKARAGGNPPFGSLLAGPDGTVLAQDHNTSLTDDDITAHPELKLARWAARNLDAETAAATTMYTSCQPCGMCTGAIARSGLGRVVFALSTEQLIGLKPGGDFPAVPQDGPALFDEARVPVEGYY from the coding sequence ATGACCGACGAGAATCTGCTGCGCCAGGCGATCGCGCTGGCCGCCAAGGCCCGCGCGGGCGGGAACCCGCCGTTCGGTTCGCTGCTGGCCGGGCCGGACGGCACCGTGCTCGCCCAGGACCACAACACCTCCCTCACCGACGACGACATCACCGCGCACCCGGAGCTGAAGCTGGCGCGGTGGGCGGCGCGGAACCTCGACGCCGAGACCGCGGCGGCGACCACGATGTACACCAGCTGCCAGCCGTGCGGCATGTGCACCGGCGCCATCGCGCGGTCGGGGCTGGGGCGGGTGGTGTTCGCGTTGTCGACCGAGCAGCTGATCGGGCTCAAGCCGGGCGGCGATTTCCCGGCGGTGCCGCAGGACGGCCCGGCGCTGTTCGACGAGGCCCGCGTGCCCGTCGAGGGTTACTACTGA
- a CDS encoding glycosyltransferase: MRILFTFAGGTGHFNPLVPIARAAETAGHAVAFAGQAVMVETVEAAGFTAYDTGGDTFGARERMPLVATDIEREELALREGYARRVAGERCPRLIEACQDFRADLVVCDEADFGAVVAAESLGLPHATVLVIAAGSLIRPGLVGEPLNELRARHGLPPDPEMAMLGRHLVLSPFPPSYRDPDFPLPPTAHSLTLDPVRPTAAPDRTPTLTLDPVEPTAVTDGTPTLYFTLGTVFNTESGDLFHRVLTGLRELPLNVVMTVGPHIDPAEFGPQPHSVRIEQYVPQATLLPRCTAVVSHGGSGSVLGALAHGLPMVLLPMGADQPHNAERCADLGVAKVLDALEATPAEIADATQEVLQDKGYREAAVRMRDEIATLPDAGHAVRLLEALVQ; encoded by the coding sequence GTGCGCATCCTGTTCACCTTCGCCGGGGGTACCGGCCACTTCAACCCGCTCGTGCCGATCGCCCGCGCGGCCGAAACCGCCGGGCACGCGGTGGCGTTCGCGGGGCAGGCGGTGATGGTCGAGACGGTGGAAGCCGCGGGGTTCACCGCGTACGACACCGGCGGGGACACCTTCGGCGCCCGCGAGCGCATGCCGCTGGTCGCGACGGACATCGAACGCGAGGAGCTGGCCCTGCGCGAGGGCTACGCCCGGCGGGTCGCGGGGGAGCGCTGCCCGCGGCTCATCGAGGCGTGCCAGGACTTCCGGGCCGACCTCGTGGTGTGCGACGAAGCCGACTTCGGGGCTGTCGTCGCGGCCGAAAGCCTGGGCCTGCCCCACGCCACGGTGCTGGTGATCGCCGCCGGCTCGCTCATCCGGCCCGGCCTGGTCGGCGAACCCCTCAACGAACTGCGGGCGCGCCACGGCCTCCCACCGGATCCCGAGATGGCCATGCTGGGCAGGCACCTCGTGCTCTCCCCGTTCCCGCCCAGCTACCGCGACCCGGACTTCCCGCTGCCGCCCACCGCGCACTCGCTCACTCTCGACCCCGTCCGGCCCACCGCGGCCCCGGACCGCACCCCCACGCTCACCCTCGACCCGGTCGAACCCACTGCGGTCACGGACGGCACCCCCACGCTCTACTTCACCCTCGGCACCGTGTTCAACACCGAATCCGGCGACCTCTTCCACCGCGTGCTCACCGGACTCCGCGAGCTGCCGCTGAACGTGGTGATGACCGTCGGCCCGCACATCGACCCGGCGGAATTCGGGCCCCAGCCGCATTCCGTGCGCATCGAGCAGTACGTGCCGCAGGCGACACTGCTGCCCCGGTGCACCGCGGTGGTGTCACACGGCGGTTCCGGCAGCGTGCTCGGCGCGCTCGCCCACGGCCTGCCGATGGTGCTGCTGCCGATGGGCGCCGACCAGCCCCACAACGCCGAACGCTGCGCCGACCTCGGCGTGGCCAAGGTGCTCGACGCACTGGAGGCGACCCCGGCCGAAATCGCCGACGCCACCCAGGAAGTCCTACAGGACAAGGGATACCGCGAAGCCGCCGTCCGGATGCGGGACGAGATCGCCACCCTGCCGGACGCCGGCCACGCGGTCCGCCTGCTCGAAGCGCTGGTTCAGTAG
- a CDS encoding SWIM zinc finger family protein encodes MSFGTTVWGRDWVRLAEPTSVTRPDSRLPKARSLARREQVHDVELAPGTVTAAVDGYRVRISVPQWDPGTLDVARTHLRGDDLPDAVHADLPGMTGVASDCDCSQRKNPCVHALATFYEVARRLDERPRLAILLRGLTHTPAATATRIPLALLNPTTFYGD; translated from the coding sequence ATGAGCTTCGGCACCACGGTCTGGGGTCGCGACTGGGTCCGCCTGGCCGAGCCCACCTCGGTGACGCGACCGGATTCGCGCCTGCCCAAGGCCCGTTCGCTGGCCCGGCGCGAGCAGGTCCACGACGTCGAACTCGCACCGGGCACGGTGACCGCCGCGGTCGACGGGTACCGGGTGCGCATCAGCGTGCCGCAGTGGGATCCCGGCACCCTCGACGTGGCCCGCACCCACCTGCGCGGTGACGACCTCCCTGACGCTGTGCACGCCGACCTGCCCGGCATGACCGGGGTCGCCTCGGACTGCGACTGCAGCCAGCGCAAGAACCCGTGCGTGCACGCGCTGGCCACGTTCTACGAAGTCGCCCGTCGGCTGGACGAACGGCCCCGCCTGGCCATCCTGCTGCGCGGCCTCACCCACACCCCGGCGGCGACCGCCACCCGCATCCCGCTCGCCCTGCTCAACCCCACCACCTTCTACGGCGACTGA
- a CDS encoding DEAD/DEAH box helicase gives MPAGEPANLRLALPVGGQVVPAEVPAVLVEPEPAIAALAGWSPRPEAGASVHAWARIAAALREGSTVDEPRLPTAGHAALGLDGTTIWSAGAAIDAARRSVTGHPKDGIALRPYQRAGVAWLQAADGGGVLADEMGLGKTVQAIALLAARADGPHLVVCPTSLLGNWARELERFAPGLTSVTLTSYGKLRANAEQFAATPWDVVVLDEAQQIKNPDSQTARAARTLEARLRVAMTGTPVENRLDELWSLLAFTNPGLLGSRARFRRRFATAVEQRRSDAAAVRLHEIVGPHILRRRKREVAPELPPKLETTVVCRMTAEQERLYRAAMDGAFRDGFGSGIERRGRILALLTRLKQLCNHPEPRAERLDGRSGKLDRVTEMLAEIMDNGERALVFTQYRETGEMLSGHLRAPFLHGGLSIAAREELIRAFQEDDDAPPVLILSLRAAGFGLNLTRATHVVHFDRWWNPAVEDQASDRAHRIGQTRAVTVHTLLTERTLEETIAELHAGKRDLAGIATGETRTIENDLAKLSDERLREVLEPGGRR, from the coding sequence TTGCCCGCCGGAGAACCGGCGAACCTGCGCCTCGCCCTACCGGTCGGCGGGCAGGTGGTCCCCGCCGAGGTGCCCGCGGTCCTGGTCGAGCCGGAACCGGCGATCGCCGCGCTGGCCGGGTGGTCGCCGCGACCCGAGGCCGGTGCGTCGGTGCACGCGTGGGCCCGCATCGCCGCCGCCCTCCGCGAGGGCTCCACAGTGGACGAACCACGGCTGCCGACCGCCGGGCACGCGGCACTCGGCCTGGACGGCACCACCATCTGGTCGGCAGGCGCCGCGATCGACGCGGCCCGACGCAGCGTCACCGGCCACCCCAAAGACGGCATCGCCCTGCGCCCGTACCAGCGCGCCGGGGTCGCGTGGCTCCAGGCCGCCGACGGCGGCGGCGTGCTCGCCGACGAGATGGGCCTCGGTAAGACCGTGCAGGCCATCGCCCTGCTCGCCGCCCGCGCCGACGGGCCGCACCTGGTGGTCTGCCCGACCTCGCTGCTGGGCAACTGGGCCCGCGAACTCGAGCGCTTCGCACCCGGCCTCACCTCGGTCACGCTGACCAGCTACGGCAAACTGCGCGCCAACGCCGAACAGTTCGCCGCGACCCCGTGGGACGTGGTGGTGCTCGACGAGGCGCAGCAGATCAAGAACCCCGACTCGCAGACCGCGCGCGCCGCGCGCACCCTCGAAGCCCGCCTGCGCGTGGCGATGACCGGTACCCCGGTGGAGAACCGGCTCGACGAACTCTGGTCGCTGCTCGCGTTCACCAATCCCGGGCTGCTCGGCAGCCGCGCGCGGTTCCGCCGCCGGTTCGCCACCGCGGTCGAGCAACGCCGCTCCGACGCCGCCGCGGTGCGGCTGCACGAGATCGTCGGCCCGCACATCCTGCGCCGCCGCAAGCGCGAGGTCGCCCCCGAACTGCCGCCCAAGCTGGAAACCACCGTGGTCTGCCGGATGACCGCCGAACAGGAAAGGCTCTACCGCGCGGCGATGGATGGCGCCTTCCGCGACGGGTTCGGCTCCGGCATCGAGCGGCGCGGCCGGATCCTGGCCCTGCTCACCCGGCTCAAGCAGCTGTGCAATCACCCCGAACCGCGCGCCGAACGCCTCGACGGCCGCTCGGGCAAGCTCGACCGCGTCACCGAGATGCTCGCCGAGATCATGGACAACGGCGAGCGCGCGCTGGTGTTCACCCAGTACCGCGAAACCGGGGAGATGCTGTCCGGGCACCTCCGCGCGCCGTTCCTGCATGGAGGGTTGTCGATCGCCGCGCGGGAGGAGCTGATCCGCGCGTTCCAGGAAGACGACGACGCGCCGCCGGTGCTGATCCTGAGCCTGCGCGCGGCCGGGTTCGGCCTCAACCTGACCCGCGCCACGCACGTGGTCCACTTCGACCGGTGGTGGAACCCCGCGGTCGAGGACCAGGCCAGCGACCGCGCGCACCGCATCGGCCAGACCCGCGCGGTCACCGTGCACACCCTGCTCACCGAACGCACGCTGGAGGAGACGATCGCCGAACTGCACGCCGGCAAGCGCGACCTGGCCGGTATCGCCACCGGGGAAACCCGCACCATCGAGAACGACCTGGCCAAGCTCTCCGACGAACGGCTGCGCGAGGTGCTCGAACCGGGAGGCCGCCGATGA
- a CDS encoding GNAT family protein, with product MPAEIILREWTADDADWYVRQIADPDIRRFTTEPPTLTAEQFLEALDRLNGTDDELGFVAVDAVSGERLANLAALRNGGTAVVSYWVTAEARGRGVATAGLRELCDRALAHWPISELRLYTHADNLGSQRVAEKAGFRPLADMPTVREVYGVKWPVRWFERTR from the coding sequence GTGCCTGCCGAAATCATCCTGCGAGAGTGGACAGCCGACGACGCGGACTGGTACGTCCGGCAGATCGCCGATCCGGACATCCGCCGCTTCACCACCGAACCGCCCACGCTGACCGCCGAGCAGTTCCTCGAAGCACTCGACCGGCTCAACGGCACCGACGACGAACTCGGTTTTGTCGCGGTGGACGCGGTTTCCGGGGAGCGCCTGGCCAATCTCGCCGCCCTGCGCAACGGCGGCACGGCGGTGGTCAGCTACTGGGTCACCGCCGAGGCCCGCGGCCGCGGGGTGGCGACCGCGGGCCTGCGGGAACTGTGCGACCGCGCACTGGCCCACTGGCCGATCAGCGAGCTCCGGCTGTACACCCACGCGGACAACCTCGGTTCGCAGCGGGTCGCCGAGAAGGCCGGATTCCGGCCGTTGGCGGACATGCCGACGGTGCGGGAGGTCTACGGCGTGAAGTGGCCGGTGCGCTGGTTCGAGCGCACCCGCTAG
- a CDS encoding VOC family protein, whose protein sequence is MTKTAAVNGVPAGYTTVTPWIISADTGKLIEFVTAAFGAEEIFRVADEDGYIGHAEFRIGDAIVMAFDKRPDWPATPSFLRLYVADCDATYERALAAGGRSFTRPTTAPFGDRVCRVLDPFGNLWWVHTRVEDVDEAELARRATDPDWVAAMEYLQSRDLVESGR, encoded by the coding sequence ATGACCAAGACGGCCGCCGTGAACGGGGTTCCCGCCGGGTACACCACGGTCACCCCGTGGATCATCTCCGCCGACACCGGCAAGCTGATCGAGTTCGTCACCGCCGCGTTCGGCGCCGAGGAAATCTTCCGCGTCGCCGACGAGGACGGCTACATCGGGCACGCCGAGTTCCGGATCGGCGACGCCATCGTGATGGCCTTCGACAAGCGGCCCGACTGGCCGGCCACGCCGAGCTTCCTGCGCCTGTACGTGGCCGACTGCGACGCCACCTACGAACGCGCCCTCGCCGCGGGCGGGCGTTCGTTCACGCGGCCGACCACCGCGCCCTTCGGGGACCGGGTATGCCGGGTGCTCGATCCGTTCGGCAACCTCTGGTGGGTGCACACCCGCGTGGAAGACGTGGACGAGGCCGAGCTGGCGCGCCGGGCCACCGACCCGGACTGGGTGGCGGCGATGGAGTACCTGCAGAGCCGGGACCTGGTCGAAAGCGGAAGGTGA
- a CDS encoding AraC family transcriptional regulator → MRTGDIPPPADPLGEALHFLRMSGAFYCRSEMSGPWHVAIPSVRDCVWFHVVTAGSCTLEVDGAEPRELRPGDLALVPHGRGHALWTDRELPAAAIEKLPHDYVSDRYAILHHGGGGTPSGIICGAVRFDHPAAAKLLELLPRLIYVAAADSPQAEWLQSSLRLMIAEAAQPRPGGETVITRLSDILVIQAIRSWMETDPVARTGWLGALQDRQIGRAISLIHRDAAREWTVASLADELAMSRSAFAARFTELVGEPAMHYVTRWRMNVALTTLREDGATVAELAGKLGYQSEAAFSRAFKRVVGVSPGSVRTRGTSRTEADLLAF, encoded by the coding sequence ATGAGAACGGGCGACATCCCGCCACCGGCGGATCCACTCGGCGAGGCACTGCACTTCCTGCGGATGAGCGGCGCGTTCTACTGCCGGTCGGAGATGAGCGGGCCGTGGCACGTGGCTATCCCGTCCGTGCGCGACTGCGTGTGGTTCCACGTCGTGACCGCGGGCAGCTGCACGCTGGAGGTCGACGGCGCCGAGCCGCGCGAGCTCCGCCCCGGTGATCTCGCGCTGGTGCCACATGGCCGGGGGCATGCCCTCTGGACGGACCGCGAGCTGCCCGCGGCGGCGATCGAGAAGCTGCCGCACGACTACGTCAGCGACCGGTACGCGATCCTGCACCACGGCGGGGGCGGCACCCCGAGCGGCATCATCTGCGGTGCGGTCCGGTTCGACCACCCCGCGGCGGCCAAGCTGCTCGAACTGCTGCCGCGGCTGATCTACGTGGCCGCCGCCGACTCACCGCAGGCCGAGTGGCTGCAGAGCAGCCTGCGGCTGATGATCGCCGAGGCCGCGCAGCCGCGTCCCGGTGGGGAAACGGTGATCACCCGGCTCTCGGACATCCTGGTCATCCAGGCGATCCGGTCGTGGATGGAAACCGATCCGGTGGCGCGCACCGGGTGGCTCGGCGCCTTGCAGGACCGTCAGATCGGGCGGGCGATCTCGCTGATCCACCGCGACGCCGCTCGCGAGTGGACGGTGGCCTCGCTGGCCGACGAGCTGGCCATGTCGCGTTCGGCGTTCGCCGCCCGCTTCACCGAGCTGGTCGGCGAGCCCGCGATGCACTACGTGACGCGGTGGCGGATGAACGTCGCGCTGACCACGCTGCGCGAGGACGGCGCCACCGTCGCCGAACTGGCGGGCAAGCTCGGTTACCAGTCCGAGGCGGCGTTCAGCCGCGCGTTCAAGCGCGTGGTCGGGGTCTCGCCGGGATCGGTGCGCACGCGCGGCACAAGTAGGACCGAAGCTGACCTACTTGCCTTCTAA
- a CDS encoding NAD(P)H-binding protein codes for MTITVLGATGNTGGKIAELLLAAGESVRAVGRSAEKLAPLAAAGAELAVGDVGDPDFLTEAFRGADAVYTLLHTGPEVEDYFTEQDRKGEAIVEAVRRTGVRYVVSLSSVGAERPAGTGFIVSLHTQEQRLRSLENTSVLLLRPGAFFENFHAAVGLIKQAGMYADSVAPDAKIPMIAARDIAEVAAEALRKRDWTGVVVRELLGERDLSYAEATRILGEALGLPELPYVPMPGAEMAEALRQAGFSATAARLQVEMTAAFSDGTVAATGERTAANTTPTRFEDFVPELAHAYRQL; via the coding sequence ATGACGATCACCGTGCTGGGCGCGACCGGGAACACCGGCGGCAAGATCGCCGAACTGCTGCTGGCGGCCGGGGAATCCGTGCGGGCCGTGGGCCGTTCGGCGGAGAAGCTGGCCCCCCTGGCGGCGGCCGGCGCCGAACTCGCTGTCGGCGACGTCGGCGACCCCGACTTCCTCACCGAGGCCTTCCGCGGCGCTGACGCGGTGTACACGCTGCTGCACACCGGCCCGGAGGTCGAGGACTACTTCACCGAGCAGGACCGCAAGGGCGAGGCGATCGTCGAGGCGGTCCGCAGGACCGGCGTGCGGTACGTGGTCTCGTTGAGCAGCGTCGGCGCGGAGCGCCCGGCCGGGACCGGCTTCATCGTCAGCCTGCACACCCAGGAGCAGCGGCTGCGCTCGCTGGAAAACACCAGCGTGCTGTTGTTGCGGCCGGGGGCGTTCTTCGAGAACTTCCACGCCGCGGTCGGGCTGATCAAGCAGGCCGGGATGTACGCCGACTCGGTGGCGCCGGACGCGAAGATCCCGATGATCGCCGCGCGCGACATCGCCGAGGTGGCCGCCGAGGCGCTGCGCAAGCGGGATTGGACCGGCGTGGTGGTGCGCGAACTGCTCGGCGAGCGCGACCTCAGCTACGCCGAGGCCACCCGGATCCTGGGCGAGGCGCTGGGCCTGCCCGAACTGCCGTACGTGCCGATGCCGGGCGCGGAAATGGCCGAAGCCCTGCGGCAGGCCGGGTTCTCGGCGACGGCGGCACGCCTGCAGGTGGAGATGACCGCCGCCTTCAGCGACGGCACCGTCGCCGCGACCGGCGAGCGCACCGCGGCGAACACCACCCCGACCCGGTTCGAGGACTTCGTGCCCGAACTCGCCCACGCCTACCGCCAGCTGTGA
- a CDS encoding DUF1772 domain-containing protein, translated as MPDALISGLTLAAAVGAGLNGGLFFVFSTFMMGVLGALPPAQGITAMQGVNRRILNPLFGLVFGGTTVICLFLVVVTPFSGAAGGGWRLGGALLLVLGMFAVTMVFNVPLNNALDAADADSAEGASFWRDRYLTRWTAWNHLRTFACTGAAVTLTIAYGASA; from the coding sequence ATGCCTGACGCCCTGATTTCCGGACTCACCCTGGCCGCCGCCGTCGGCGCGGGCCTCAACGGCGGCCTGTTCTTCGTCTTCTCCACCTTCATGATGGGCGTGCTCGGCGCTCTGCCCCCGGCCCAGGGCATCACCGCGATGCAGGGGGTGAACCGGCGGATCCTCAACCCGCTGTTCGGCCTGGTCTTCGGCGGGACCACGGTGATCTGCCTGTTCCTGGTGGTGGTCACGCCGTTCTCCGGCGCGGCGGGCGGTGGGTGGCGTCTCGGGGGCGCGCTGCTGCTGGTGCTCGGCATGTTCGCCGTCACCATGGTGTTCAACGTGCCGCTGAACAACGCGCTCGACGCGGCTGACGCCGACAGCGCCGAGGGCGCGAGCTTCTGGCGGGACCGCTACCTGACCCGCTGGACCGCGTGGAATCACCTGCGCACCTTCGCCTGCACCGGGGCCGCCGTCACGCTGACCATCGCCTACGGCGCCAGTGCCTGA
- a CDS encoding alpha/beta fold hydrolase: protein MGEHIELNGTRTWYEVRGEGEPVVLLHGGFSDAREFTGNLDALNEHFRVYRFDRRGHGRTADAPGPITHQRMTEDTIAFLEQVVRGPARLVGYSDGGFVALLAALRRPDLVRELVLISSAFATDGFLVQPDPDGEMPREVIDYYGEVSPDGPEHFPVVFRKLTDPANPDPSCTTDELAGIDCRALVVAADDDLVHAEHTLALYRGLREAQLAVVPGASHAILVDQPELTTAIVTRFLTVPPRPTLIPVRRAQALAP, encoded by the coding sequence ATGGGGGAGCACATCGAACTGAACGGCACGCGCACCTGGTACGAGGTGCGCGGCGAGGGAGAACCGGTCGTGCTGCTGCACGGCGGGTTCAGCGACGCCAGGGAGTTCACCGGCAACCTGGACGCGCTCAACGAACACTTCCGGGTGTACCGGTTCGACCGCCGCGGCCACGGGCGCACCGCCGACGCACCTGGCCCCATCACCCACCAGCGGATGACCGAGGACACCATCGCCTTCCTGGAGCAGGTGGTGCGGGGCCCGGCCCGGCTGGTCGGCTACAGCGACGGCGGTTTCGTCGCGCTGCTGGCCGCGCTGCGGCGGCCCGACCTGGTGCGCGAGCTGGTGCTGATCAGCTCCGCGTTCGCCACCGACGGGTTCCTGGTGCAGCCCGACCCCGACGGCGAGATGCCGCGGGAGGTGATCGACTACTACGGCGAGGTCTCCCCGGACGGGCCCGAGCACTTCCCGGTGGTGTTCCGGAAACTGACCGACCCGGCCAATCCCGACCCGTCGTGCACCACCGACGAGCTGGCCGGGATCGACTGCCGGGCGCTGGTCGTCGCCGCGGACGACGACCTGGTCCACGCCGAGCACACGCTCGCCCTGTACCGGGGCCTGCGCGAGGCGCAACTGGCGGTGGTGCCCGGCGCCTCCCACGCGATCCTGGTGGACCAGCCCGAGCTGACCACCGCGATCGTCACCCGGTTCCTGACCGTGCCGCCCCGGCCGACGCTGATCCCGGTCCGCCGGGCTCAGGCACTGGCGCCGTAG
- a CDS encoding PadR family transcriptional regulator, with protein MAATTRLLVLGALRETGPVHGYDLRRELLSWGAAEWANVAPGSIYNALKSLEKEELLEVVGTDRQGARPERTTYRLTDAGEAEFQRLLRENLWDTSVPNHPLLIGLAFFPHLPAEELAAAMRRRAEDLRARAESTRAGVRSILAGGPIPRHVAESYRFEAAQLEGEATWAAEFAERLDNGEY; from the coding sequence ATGGCGGCGACCACGCGGCTGCTGGTGCTGGGCGCGCTCCGCGAGACCGGCCCGGTGCACGGCTACGACCTGCGGCGAGAACTGCTGTCCTGGGGCGCGGCCGAATGGGCCAACGTCGCGCCGGGGTCGATCTACAACGCGCTGAAGTCGCTGGAGAAGGAAGAGCTGCTGGAGGTCGTCGGCACCGACCGGCAGGGCGCGCGTCCCGAGCGGACGACCTACCGGCTCACCGATGCCGGGGAGGCGGAGTTCCAGCGGCTGCTGCGGGAGAACCTGTGGGACACCAGTGTGCCGAACCACCCGCTGCTGATCGGCCTGGCTTTCTTCCCGCACCTGCCCGCCGAGGAGCTCGCGGCGGCGATGCGGCGGCGGGCGGAGGACCTGCGGGCGCGGGCGGAATCGACGCGCGCCGGGGTGCGGTCGATCCTGGCGGGCGGGCCGATTCCCCGGCACGTCGCTGAGAGCTACCGGTTCGAGGCCGCTCAGCTGGAGGGCGAGGCGACCTGGGCGGCGGAGTTCGCCGAGCGACTGGACAACGGCGAGTACTGA